In a genomic window of Thalassotalea piscium:
- a CDS encoding restriction endonuclease subunit S, with amino-acid sequence MPEIATMPKYGAYKDSGFEWIGEVPDSWELTKLGSCLFPVSIKNCPDLPLLSITRELGVIERDIENQDSNHNFIPDDLSGYKKLEKGQFGMNKMKAWQGSYGVSQYTGIVSPAYFVFNFTKSINPEFFNWAIRSKLYVSYFGSASDGVRVGQWDLSKERMKAIPFILPSEKEQTAIANFLDKKTAQINEAIAIKEKQIKLLKERKQIIIQQAVTQGLNSDAPMKDSGVDWIGKIPEHWQVKRLKYVLDERNERSKTGEEPLFMMSQIHGLVVRADYHAKAEVAASNVDNKIVYKNDLVFNKLKAHLGVFFKSNIDFKGLVSPDYAVYKPKAYITDMRYLEVLFRHPRYIEQFIIRATGIVEGLIRLYTDDLFDIAVPIAPKDEQIEILKHIDSESEKFDIAIKLQIQQIEKLKEYKTTLINSAVTGKIKVPEVDSVIN; translated from the coding sequence ATGCCTGAAATAGCAACAATGCCAAAGTATGGGGCATATAAAGATTCAGGATTTGAATGGATTGGTGAAGTACCAGATTCTTGGGAGCTAACTAAATTAGGCTCATGCCTTTTCCCTGTTTCTATAAAAAACTGTCCGGATTTACCTCTATTGTCAATTACCCGTGAATTAGGGGTAATTGAAAGAGATATTGAAAATCAAGACTCTAATCATAACTTCATCCCAGACGATCTAAGCGGCTATAAAAAGTTAGAAAAAGGCCAGTTTGGTATGAATAAAATGAAAGCATGGCAAGGCTCATATGGTGTATCACAATACACAGGTATAGTTAGTCCTGCTTATTTTGTTTTTAACTTTACTAAATCTATAAATCCTGAGTTCTTTAATTGGGCAATAAGAAGTAAGTTATACGTTTCATATTTTGGAAGTGCATCAGATGGTGTTCGTGTTGGGCAATGGGATTTGTCTAAAGAACGAATGAAAGCTATCCCATTTATATTACCTTCTGAAAAAGAACAAACCGCCATAGCTAACTTTCTCGATAAAAAAACAGCACAAATTAATGAAGCGATTGCCATCAAAGAAAAACAAATCAAGCTGTTAAAAGAACGCAAGCAAATCATCATCCAACAAGCTGTTACTCAAGGTTTGAATTCAGATGCGCCAATGAAAGACTCAGGCGTCGATTGGATTGGTAAAATTCCTGAGCATTGGCAAGTTAAGCGCCTTAAATATGTGCTCGATGAACGCAATGAAAGATCTAAAACTGGTGAAGAGCCATTATTCATGATGAGCCAAATTCATGGGCTTGTGGTAAGGGCCGATTATCATGCAAAAGCAGAAGTTGCTGCTTCTAATGTAGATAATAAAATCGTGTACAAGAATGATTTGGTTTTTAACAAACTAAAGGCACATCTTGGAGTTTTCTTTAAATCAAACATTGATTTTAAAGGCTTAGTAAGCCCTGATTACGCAGTTTACAAACCTAAAGCATATATTACCGATATGCGTTATTTAGAGGTGCTTTTTAGACACCCTAGATATATCGAGCAATTCATCATCAGAGCCACTGGTATTGTTGAGGGCTTAATTCGTTTATATACAGATGATTTATTCGATATTGCAGTACCGATTGCACCTAAAGATGAACAAATAGAAATATTAAAACATATCGATTCTGAAAGTGAAAAGTTTGATATCGCAATTAAACTGCAAATTCAACAAATCGAAAAACTCAAAGAATACAAAACCACGCTAATTAACAGCGCTGTAACAGGCAAAATTAAAGTACCTGAAGTGGACTCAGTAATTAACTAA
- a CDS encoding DUF262 domain-containing protein, translated as MLTVQTELLTLNKIFEGGYQFSIPSYQRPYVWSDDDILLLFNDVKTACENGEEHYFIGTVLSSKLQSNTGLVYELIDGQQRTTTLMLIAIAFKAADVKSDLNELAVYMPETGKAMPRLQFAIRDQVQQLLGGLEGLKGYETPSQEVIDSNEYLKQIGIALKVLSEHIEALDKNEAEKLGQYFYSSVQWVNNIVPAKMDLNRLFATMNTAGVQLEQADILKAKLFKYIKTDKAQYDAMWVACEHLENYFERNVRKVFPDIDWNNIEPNDLAVFKAKTFYHPESQQQSDDESGYSIDELSQMLGSGKAPDSVKQKAFETYDLDVETTYCRSIIKFPLFLIHAYRVFLALNNESDIEPRLHSDRLLEIFNPLIESDEETVKAFIEMLWQVRYQFDAWVVKWVERDDSPEAHLGLTSQSPSQSKGKQYINRSSKETNALALLQSVRNFTGERSAQYWITPFIAKLIKKEISLKQGNKALKQLEIIDNLMSLATCSQKKASFKQANLIKPKRLKWEEQKEYFTEAKGTGFEHYWFQKLEYLLWKKIDSARSKLETGELNKFTKFRITSKNSVEHVHPQNDEYKSKLADEILNAFGNLVLLSPGENSSYSNQDVDKKQIDFERKQHFDSLKLREMFIQKSNNSWDQEEIETHQNRMLDVLETHYGDKE; from the coding sequence ATGTTAACCGTACAAACAGAATTATTAACCTTAAATAAAATTTTTGAAGGTGGTTATCAGTTTTCAATTCCCAGTTATCAACGCCCCTATGTTTGGTCTGATGATGACATATTATTGCTTTTTAATGATGTTAAAACCGCTTGTGAAAATGGTGAAGAGCATTACTTTATTGGCACCGTACTTTCTTCAAAATTACAAAGCAACACAGGTTTAGTTTACGAGTTAATTGATGGTCAGCAGCGCACGACCACATTAATGTTAATTGCTATTGCGTTTAAAGCCGCAGATGTTAAGTCAGACCTCAATGAGTTAGCGGTTTATATGCCTGAAACAGGTAAAGCTATGCCTAGACTACAGTTTGCTATTCGTGATCAGGTGCAGCAGTTATTAGGTGGGCTTGAAGGGCTTAAAGGTTATGAGACACCATCGCAGGAAGTTATTGATAGTAACGAATACCTTAAACAAATAGGTATAGCTTTAAAGGTATTAAGTGAACACATAGAAGCACTTGATAAAAATGAAGCCGAAAAATTAGGACAATATTTTTATAGTAGTGTGCAATGGGTAAACAATATTGTGCCTGCGAAAATGGATTTGAACCGTTTATTTGCCACCATGAACACAGCAGGTGTTCAACTAGAGCAAGCAGATATTTTAAAAGCGAAACTGTTTAAGTATATTAAAACAGATAAAGCCCAATATGATGCCATGTGGGTTGCTTGTGAGCATTTAGAAAACTACTTTGAGCGCAACGTGCGTAAGGTATTTCCTGATATTGATTGGAATAATATAGAGCCTAATGACTTAGCGGTGTTTAAAGCTAAAACTTTTTACCATCCAGAATCACAACAACAAAGTGATGATGAAAGTGGTTATAGCATTGATGAATTAAGCCAAATGTTGGGAAGCGGTAAAGCACCTGATAGCGTAAAACAAAAAGCTTTTGAAACTTATGACTTAGATGTTGAAACCACTTATTGTCGATCAATTATTAAGTTTCCTTTATTTTTAATTCATGCTTATCGTGTTTTTTTAGCGTTAAACAATGAGTCAGATATTGAGCCAAGACTGCACAGCGATCGACTGCTAGAAATTTTTAACCCGCTTATTGAATCAGACGAAGAAACTGTTAAAGCCTTCATTGAAATGCTGTGGCAAGTTCGTTATCAATTTGATGCATGGGTTGTTAAGTGGGTCGAGCGAGACGACTCACCAGAGGCTCATCTAGGATTAACCTCTCAATCACCAAGTCAATCTAAAGGTAAACAATATATTAACCGTAGCTCCAAAGAGACTAATGCCTTGGCACTTTTGCAAAGTGTTCGTAATTTTACCGGTGAGCGAAGTGCTCAATATTGGATCACACCGTTTATTGCAAAATTGATTAAAAAAGAGATAAGTCTTAAGCAAGGCAACAAAGCATTAAAGCAACTTGAAATAATCGATAATCTGATGTCGTTAGCGACATGTTCGCAAAAAAAGGCAAGTTTCAAGCAAGCTAATTTAATAAAACCAAAAAGACTAAAGTGGGAAGAACAAAAAGAATATTTTACTGAAGCTAAAGGCACTGGATTTGAGCATTACTGGTTTCAAAAGCTTGAGTATTTACTGTGGAAAAAAATTGATAGTGCTCGCTCTAAACTAGAGACTGGAGAATTAAATAAGTTTACAAAGTTTCGTATAACCTCCAAAAATTCGGTAGAGCATGTTCATCCACAAAATGACGAGTACAAGAGCAAACTGGCTGATGAAATATTAAATGCCTTTGGCAATCTTGTTTTACTTAGCCCTGGCGAAAACTCTTCATATAGCAATCAAGACGTTGATAAAAAGCAAATTGACTTTGAACGTAAGCAACATTTTGATTCGTTAAAGTTAAGAGAAATGTTTATTCAAAAAAGCAATAACAGTTGGGATCAGGAAGAAATTGAAACGCATCAAAATCGAATGCTAGATGTTTTAGAAACGCATTATGGTGACAAGGAATAA
- a CDS encoding DUF262 domain-containing protein produces the protein MSVEVASCTLAQLFSKQSIVSANNTEIHGELAIPEYQRPYRWTEAQIQRLLQDFKDYQIDERNHSDGENCPFYLGSIILHQQGNKLNIIDGQQRLTTMALIAYLTEEFKDLSLRYKAPESQKQIKHNLAWLADKKLQLNDIDFSTIHITLVVTNSEDEAYRFFETQNTGGVRLKGPDIIKAHHLNVIDKSMPNKTRHYAELWESLNDINPIIKLLLRGRYWEYLNLRKDLKDPTRKTMPFHQQERLLVDAVVDEFSPSATGNDLAFGRVTRTYLDNGGETLMQPQIGYELRQPLNSGANTIRYLEYFQALRQKYLLKNHNDETLFAFDEFYHELVCKLDGCAYLKQLFDASLLLYISQFGQHQLDIAAKKLFRVVYSRRVSNQVAVKEKSIPAFLKETPVLDWIAKSYTPEQCLDLLDEFELTVNADGIIDAIKSPTDQKSSTKQNFINKVIKAFGLNVEREATKAEYAQEFASSFSQYVILLGGK, from the coding sequence ATGTCGGTTGAAGTGGCAAGTTGTACCTTAGCGCAGTTATTCAGTAAACAAAGTATTGTCAGTGCTAATAACACTGAAATTCATGGCGAGTTAGCCATACCTGAATATCAGCGCCCATATCGTTGGACTGAAGCACAAATACAACGATTATTGCAAGATTTTAAAGACTATCAAATTGATGAGCGAAATCACTCTGATGGTGAAAACTGCCCGTTTTATTTAGGCAGTATTATTTTGCATCAACAAGGTAACAAGCTAAACATTATTGATGGTCAGCAACGCTTAACAACCATGGCATTAATTGCCTATTTAACTGAAGAGTTTAAAGACTTATCACTTCGCTACAAAGCTCCGGAAAGTCAGAAGCAAATTAAACATAATTTGGCCTGGCTAGCGGATAAAAAGTTACAACTTAACGACATCGATTTTTCAACTATACATATCACTTTAGTGGTGACAAATTCTGAAGATGAAGCTTATCGCTTCTTTGAAACACAAAATACCGGTGGCGTGCGCTTAAAAGGCCCAGATATTATCAAGGCGCACCATTTAAACGTAATAGATAAAAGCATGCCTAATAAAACTCGCCATTATGCCGAGTTATGGGAAAGCTTGAATGATATTAACCCCATCATAAAACTGCTGTTACGTGGACGGTATTGGGAATACTTAAATTTACGAAAAGATTTAAAAGACCCTACAAGAAAAACTATGCCGTTTCATCAACAAGAGCGGTTATTAGTTGATGCGGTTGTTGATGAGTTCTCACCAAGTGCAACAGGTAACGATTTGGCTTTTGGACGAGTGACAAGAACGTATTTAGATAATGGTGGCGAAACGTTGATGCAACCGCAAATAGGATACGAATTACGCCAACCACTCAATAGCGGTGCCAATACCATTCGTTACCTTGAGTATTTCCAAGCATTAAGGCAGAAATACTTACTCAAAAATCATAACGATGAAACGCTTTTCGCGTTTGACGAGTTTTACCATGAGCTTGTTTGCAAACTTGATGGTTGTGCTTATTTGAAGCAGTTATTTGATGCAAGTTTATTGCTTTATATCAGCCAATTTGGGCAGCACCAGTTAGATATAGCAGCGAAAAAGCTATTTAGGGTGGTTTATTCTCGTAGAGTATCAAACCAAGTTGCTGTAAAAGAAAAGTCGATCCCTGCCTTTTTAAAAGAAACCCCAGTGTTAGACTGGATAGCGAAAAGCTATACACCCGAGCAGTGCTTAGACTTGCTCGATGAGTTTGAACTTACCGTGAATGCTGATGGCATTATAGACGCTATTAAGTCGCCCACAGATCAAAAGTCGAGTACTAAACAAAACTTTATCAATAAAGTGATTAAAGCCTTTGGTTTAAACGTTGAGCGTGAAGCAACAAAAGCTGAATACGCTCAGGAGTTTGCGAGTAGCTTTAGCCAATACGTTATTTTATTAGGAGGTAAATAG